One window from the genome of Dermacentor silvarum isolate Dsil-2018 chromosome 7, BIME_Dsil_1.4, whole genome shotgun sequence encodes:
- the LOC119458406 gene encoding uncharacterized protein LOC119458406 isoform X1, which yields MELLAGFLFAVCLVPSECKFAAHAMKAYSIRKFLDTKEPIWTVHTTGPTDRRCEVDEVEDVTNASAYFKRQFYLGEKKTSTRILGTFSSHRKKHMDIYIPGSRYTVWEDILYLSANLDCAVIMTTTKLESERKNTRMTSE from the exons ATGGAGCTTCTAGCAGGCTTTCTGTTTGCCGTCTGTTTGGTGCCGTCGGAATGCAAGTTTGCAGCCCACGCAATGAAAGCTTACAGTATACGAAAA TTCTTGGATACCAAAGAACCAATATGGACAGTTCATACAACCGGACCCACAGATCGTCGATGCGAAGTTGACGAGGTTGAAGACGTGACAAATGCTTCAGCTTATTTCAAGCGACAGTTTTATCTTGGAGAGAAAAA GACGTCTACCAGAATTTTAGGAACCTTCAGTTCACATCGAAAGAAGCACATGGATATCTATATTCCAG GTAGCCGTTACACTGTTTGGGAGGATATTCTCTACCTGAGTGCCAACTTAGACTGTGCGGTGATTATGACTACGACGAAACTTGAGAGT
- the LOC119458406 gene encoding uncharacterized protein LOC119458406 isoform X2 — MELLAGFLFAVCLVPSECKFAAHAMKAYSIRKFLDTKEPIWTVHTTGPTDRRCEVDEVEDVTNASAYFKRQFYLGEKKTSTRILGTFSSHRKKHMDIYIPGISERKNTRMTSE, encoded by the exons ATGGAGCTTCTAGCAGGCTTTCTGTTTGCCGTCTGTTTGGTGCCGTCGGAATGCAAGTTTGCAGCCCACGCAATGAAAGCTTACAGTATACGAAAA TTCTTGGATACCAAAGAACCAATATGGACAGTTCATACAACCGGACCCACAGATCGTCGATGCGAAGTTGACGAGGTTGAAGACGTGACAAATGCTTCAGCTTATTTCAAGCGACAGTTTTATCTTGGAGAGAAAAA GACGTCTACCAGAATTTTAGGAACCTTCAGTTCACATCGAAAGAAGCACATGGATATCTATATTCCAGGTATCTCA